Genomic DNA from Cetobacterium somerae ATCC BAA-474:
TTATGAAAATCCCGGAATAATTCAGGATAAAGTTGCATCACTCTTAAAGGTTGATAGATCTACTGCAGCTAAATCTATTAAAAAATTAGTTGAACATGGATTAGTAAAAAAAGAAAAAGATGAGCATAACAAAAAAGAGTTAAAACTTTATTGTACTGAAAAAGGAGCAGAACTTTATCCTTTTCTCCAAAGAGAAGAGGAATATTCTACTGAGGTTATAACTGAAAATATTACTCAAGATGAAATTGAAACTACACTTAAAACTCTTTATAAAATGAGAATTAATATTGAAAAAGAGTGGGAAAATATGAAAAAAGGCATTATTAGGAGGTATTAATATGATAATATGTAAAAAATTTAATGAATTAACACTAGAGGAACTTTATGAAATTTTAAAGTTAAGATCTGAAGTTTTTGTTGTAGAACAAAATTGTATCTATAATGATATTGATGGAAAAGATTTAACATCAAGTCATATAATGATAAAAGAAAATGGAAAAATAAAGGCTTACTTAAGAGCCTTACAACCTGGAGTTTCATATGAAGATGCTTCTCTAGGAAGAGTTTTAGTTTCTCCAGATGCCAGAGGTAAAGGATATGCTAAAACCATTGTCACAAAAGGTGTTGAGTATATTTTAAATAATTTCAATACTACAAAAATTACTATTGGTGCTCAAGAGTATTTAAAAAACTTCTATAGTGAAATTGGATTTAAACCAATTTCTGAGGTTTATGATGAAGATGGTATCCCTCATTTAGATATGACTTTTGAAAAATAAAATTACAACTTGAAAAAGGAGCTTTGTAAAGCTCCTTTTTTTTAGAATCTATAACTTAAACCAGCACCAATTTTCCACGAATTTTCATCTTCAAATATATATCTATAATCTATATATAAATCAAGACTACTAATATCTATTTTTTCTATATCAACTTTTAATCCAACTTCTTTAGAAAATTGATTTTCTCTATCTACTTTTATTTTTACCTTCTCATTCTCTACATTTTTCAAACTTACTTTTAAATCATCATTTGAACTATTTATCTCTTGTCCTAATCCACCCATCAATTTAAGAGTTAACATGTAACTTTTTGGATTAAAAACTTTTCCTATCCCAACTTGAGCTTTTACTTTTCCAAAGAATCTATTTAATTCATCAACCTTTAATTCATACTCTCCACCTGACTCATTTATTTTATTTTGGAATATACCCATTGCATGGGCACCAAGTTCTGGCTCTAAGAAAAAATTAGAAACATTATATCTTTTGGATATTTTTCCTGAAGTTCCAACATAAAAGTTTTTAGTATTTCCTTTATACTTCTCATTTATCTCTTCATACATAGGAGCAAAATCTTGATAATTTAAATAACTTAAGTTAAACTTTCTTTTTATATCACCTTTAGAAAAACCTAAATATAAAGTGCTTATAGCTTTTACATCTTCGTAGTCATAATTTAAAAATGCTGTTCCTTGAAGAAAATTATCCTCTCTCTCTCCAACATTAGATTTATAATCACTATCTAACCTAGTATAACTAAAGACTAATCCATAATCTGATTTTTTATCTAAATAGAACTGCTTACCTAAATAAAATCCATTTAAACTATCATCATGTCCTTCTACACGATCAAACCCTTTTTGTCTGAATCTTTCAAAAGTATATCCAACTATATAACTACTTTTTCTATCATTTCTAAGCTTTTGATTTAAATTTTCTAATATATCTTCAGTGGTATAAATTATACTATCTCTTGTTTGAAATATAATAGCCGGATATAAATCTCTACCAAAAAATTTATCTAAATAGTAATTATACTGATTTATATTTTTAGAACTTCTTAATATATCAAAAAACTTATCTTTAGATGAGTTATCGCTATCATAGTATATTTTTTCTAAAAATTCACCAACTTCTATTTCTGTAATCTCTCTAAAATCTTTTCTTCTCATATATACTGAATCTTCACTTGAAGTGACATCATATAGATATGAGTAAGATTCAAAATTTTGAGCATCAAAAGAAAGTGGGACAAGTGCAAAAGAACTATCTTCTGCACTATATTTAGCCTGAGCATAACTCAAACCCAATGTTGCCATTTGTAGTGCTGTATTTGTAGTTCCTCCTTTTTCCATAACTAATTTCCCATTAGGACCATTTGTTATTCCTTTAGAAGCTATAATATCTCCATAATTAAATAGAGTTCCTCCAGATATTAAACTACCTGAGTTTCCCAAATTTACAATTCCTTTATTTGTTGCTGTTCCTCCTGAAACATTAAATGCAAAGTTATCTACTGCTCCATCTAATATGTTTATTGTACCGCTGCCTCCATTTACTAACGATAAATTTCCTGAAGATGCCATGGCATTAATATTAGAACCACCTATTGTTATCGTTCCATTATTTAAAGCACTGCCACTTCCATTTACATACATTCCACCATTAGTACCTGAATACACTCCAAAAACAGGCGTGTATGTTATTGTCCCTTCATTTATTATTGCTGCTCCATTTTTACCATACATTCCATACTTTGTTTTTTTTATCGCTATCTCTCCTGAACTTGTATTTGTTGCTGTTCCACTTCCTGAAATAGAGATTGCTGCTGTTCCATTTGTTAAATTTATTATCCCATTATTCTCTATACTTCCAGCACCATTAGAAACAATACCATAATAAGCTCCTTGCCCTTGATATCCATCTTTAATTGTTCCAAAGTTTCTAAATAGACTATTGGCTGTTGTATTATATAAAACAACTCCTGATCCTAAAACAGAGATATTTATGTCTCCATTATTTGTCCCTGTGGCGTCTCCTGATAGTAAAACTCCATGTTGATATGCTCCTGCATTTATAATTCCGTTATTTACTACATTTCCTGAATTATTCATAACAATCCCATAATTATCTACTCCACCATCTATCGTTATCGTTGCTCCTTGATAGTTGACAATAGATCCACCATTCTCACCATAAATAACTACTGATTGTTCAAATTCATCTGCTAATTTTAGTGACACTGTTCCATAGTTTGTTATATTTCCTGTTCCTGATAAATACATTGTATATTTTACATTTTCAGAGTTCAAAGTATTATAATTCAACGCTGTTCCACTACCTAAAACTGCCATTTTTGCAATCTCTGTATTATCTGTTGTGATAGTGCTATTATATCCACTGCCTCCATTCACTATAATACCGCCATTTTGAGATAACATCCCGTAACTTGTATTTATTAAATTTATTGACGAAAAGTTATAACTACTTCCTTGTCCGTTTACAAGTATTCCTGCCACACCATTAGATATATCTATTTTTCCATAGTTTTGAGTACTTGAGTTACCGTTTATTAATATTCCTACTTGGGCATCTCCTTTAATAACTCCATTCTCTTCATTTAATAAAAATGAATCCTCACTGGCATTATTTGCTACCATACCTATTCCTTGAGAATTTATAGAGATTACCCCTGAGTTAAATATACTTCCATTTTTTTCTACGAGCATAGCCAGCTGCTTATTTCCTACATTGATTGTTCCAATGTTCTCTCCAACTCCCTGCTCAGTTACATAAATTCCAACTCCTGTTTGAGAGTTTGAAACAGATATAGTTCCCAAGTTCCTTCCTTCTCCCTCTCCTACAATTCCCATTCCCACATCATTTCCAATTCCTTCTACAACTATAGTTCCCTCTTCTCCATTTATTATTTTAGCTCCATTTAAAGACAACATACCTACATAACTTATATCGCTGCTGTCTCCATTTACTAAAATATTTTTAACATTCTCAGCTGTAAATCCAGATTGAATAGCTCCCATACCAGTCAATATTCCACTACTTGAAGAAACTATTACATCTTCTGAATCAACATATGTATGAGTATTCCAAATCCAATTATTTTCAAAGAAAATTTCTGTATATTTATCTTCTGGTATTTCTGGTTTATCTGGATTTGTAGGTTTTACAGGCGGTATATTTTCATCAGGTGGCACTGGTATTTCAGGTTTAATAGGTTTATCTGAATCTGGATTTATAAGAGGAGGGATTGTTGGATTTTCATCTGACGAACTCATCATAAGAGATAGTCCCTCATCTTCAACTCCTACATCTTTAAAGTTTTTTTCATTTGATTTAAAATAATTAAAATTTGTAAAAAATATAACTCCTGTATCATCATTACTAGATAATGATGTTTTATTTAAAATAATTAGTAATGAAAAAAGAAATAGCAATTTTTCTTTCATAAAACACCTCACTTTTTTATGTTGGTCTTTATAAACTTAGTTTTCTTAAACTAACTTACTTAAAAAACTTGCTATTTCTTCTATTAATTTTTTTATTCTTTTTATTTTATCTCCATCAACTCTAACACAACTCCATCTCTTAAAACAAAAGCTATTTTGCAGTTTTCATTTACCACAGTTGGTTCTAATAAAACCTTATCACATGTTGGTAAAACTTTTTCAATACTTTCTACCTCAACTGCAATATGTGTTTGAGTCTGAATCTCTTTAGCCATCCAAGAGTCTTTTTCAAATCTTAGATATTCAAACTTAAACTCATCCTTTTCTGGGTCTGAAATCCATACTTTCATATCTTCACAATACTCTTCATTTGGCATTTTTTTATCAGTAGGTGCTCCTATATGAACAAATTTTTTAAACATCTTATACCTCCTACTTCTTAAATTTTATCTTTTAATTCTAAATAAAGATTATAAGCTTCAGCATCACTATAGTTTTCATGAACAATTTTTCCTACACATCTTGCCATAGCCTTAGGATTTTCTGCTTGAAATATATTCCGTCCCATATCTACACCAGCAGCACCTTTACTTATAGCGTTATAAACTAATGTTAGAGCCTCTTTTTCAGGAAGCTTTTTTCCACCTGCTACAACAAGAGGTACTGGACATGCTGCGACCACTTTTTCAAAATCTTCACAATAGTAAGTTTTTATAATTTGACACCCAAACTCAGCTAACATTCTAGTGGCTAATAGAAAAAACTTTGTTGTTCTCTCCATATCTTTTCCCACTGCAACTACTCCTAATGTTGGAATTCCATATCTATTTCCTGCGTCTATTGTTTTCACTAAATTCTCAATAGAATCCTTTTGTCCAGGTGCTCCAATAAAGGTTTGAATAGCCATGCAACTTGCATTCATTCTAATGGCATCATCTATATCTACACCTATAACTTCAAAAGACATATCATCATCTAAAACACTAGATCCAGCAGAACATCTAAGTGCAACACCTTTATTATAAATTGGTGGAACACATGTTCTTATAGCGCCCCTAGTTCCCATTATACAATCAACCTCTTCTAAGAGATCTGGTAAAACCAAATCCAATCTTTCCAGTCCAGAAGTAGACCCCATTATATATCCGTGATCAAAAGCTAACATAACTGTTTTCCCTGTTTTCGGATTAAATATTTTTGATAGACGATCTTTCATTCCCCAATCGATATTGTCCATACCTTTTATATAAAAAGATTGATTGTGAAATGGTTTATCTATTCCATAATCTTTTGCTACTTTATTTCCATCTAAATCAGCCATCCTCGTTCACTCCCCTAATTATTTAGAAAAATATGGTGTTTTTGCAGAAACATTCCAGTAATCTAATAACTCCTCATCCATTCTAGCTATAAACATCTGGAACCCTGCTTGTTCTTGAACTGTTAAAATTTCTCCTACCATATTGGCAACAACTTCAATTCCTAACTTTTCTAAATATTTAACACATCCACGGAAAAGTATAAGTTGCTCCATTAAAGTAGTTCCTCCAGATCCGTTTATGATAACCATAAGTTTTTCCCCTGTTTTTATATTCAAGTCTTTAAGAAGTGCTCCCATCATAATTTCAACAGTTTCATCTGCTGATTTCATAGGTTGACGCCCTCCTCCTCCCTCTCCATGTTGTCCCATTCCAATCTCCATATCTATATCCCCAAGGTCAGCAAATGGTGCCCCTGTTTGTGGATGTGTTGCTTCTCTAGCTGCAACTGCAATTGTCGCCATATTATCTGCAAATCTTTGAGCTATTTCTGCAACCTCTTCTAAAGTTTTTCCTGCTTTAGCTGCAGCTGCAGCAATTTTATATGTTGGAACACAACCAACTAGTCCTCTTCTATCATCACTGTTTTCTCTTGGAGCATTAGATACATCCTCTTGAGTTACAACTTTTATAACATTTAATCCCTGTTTTCTGGCCTCTTTCATTGTTAAGTTTGCTGTTAACATGTCACCTGCATGGTTTAAAACAACAAATAAAACACCATGTCCTTTTTCAGCCATTTTAATCGCTTCTATACAGGCATGAGGACCTGGAGCTGCAAATATATCTCCAACTACTGAAATATCAATCATTCCATCTCCAACAAACCCAGATAAAGCCGGTTCATGTCCTGCTCCCCCTAAAGTTACAACAGTAACTCTATTGGCATCTTTTAAAGATTTTGATACAACTAGATTATTTGGTTTTAACTCTAGTATATCTTTATTTGCTAAAGCTAGTCCTTCTAATAACTCTGATGTTAACTTTGATGGATCATTAATAAACTTTTTCATTTTCATTAAAACTCCTCCTATTTTATATAATTAAAGTTAATATCTATTTGCAACCTTCATATAAACCTAAAAATATATATGTACAACTTGTTGCTCCTGCATCAGGTGTTCCTATTGTTTGCTCTTTGTAACTTTTGGCTCTTCCAAACTTACTCACAAAATCTTTACTTTTCTCAGCTCCTTCAAGAGCAGCGTCTTTAGCTTTTGTTACTATATCAAGTATATCATCACTTGCATTTAATGCTGCTTCTGTAGCCGGTATAAGTGTATCCATCATAGTTTTGTCTCCAACTTTAGCTGTTGTTAAATATTGTAACTCTGTTAATCCTGAGTCTAGTATTTTTTTTAATGTTTTTCCATCAGCTTCAACAATATCCTCATCTAAATCTTCACCTAATCCACTTAAATATGTTCCATAAAGTGGTCCAGCAGATCCTCCATTTATATTTGTAACAGTATCTCCAATCTCTTGAAAAAACATTTTTAAAGATTGATCTTTATCTTTCCACTCTTTGGCTTTATCACCTAAAACAACTCCAATTCTTTCAATTGTAATACCGTGGTCTCCATCTCCAAATTTAGAATCAATCTGTGATAAAATATCTTTATTCTCTATCATAAGTTCTGAAATATTTTGAAAAATAGCTATCCATCTCTCTTTTGTTATAATCATATCTTCACCTCTTAAAAATAGATTTTTTTCTTTTAATATGTATATAACCTTTGTTCTGACAAATGTCAAATTTTTTTATTTCAATAATTTTAATAAAAAAAGAAGCTTACCCAAGCTTCTTAAATTTTATTATATATTTATTTTTAAATTAGATTAGCTACATCACTATCAATAATTATATGAGTAAAAAAACCTGTTTTTAAAGCTCCTATAACTGCTGATGGGTGAACTCTTTTATTTATTATACCAATTACTTTTTTATTACTTTTTAAACTTTCTAATGTAATTTGAATGGAAAAATCATTTTCTCCTTTTAAAATATTTCCATTAATATCAAAGTAATAACTTAAAAATATTCCAACAGCCTTCTCCTCTTGTAAAACTTTTCCAAATCTTGCTTCTGTGGCTAAATCTGGTGCTGATGGAAAATTTCTTATCTGTACTATTGAGCAATCTATTTTATTCCAATAATATGAAACCTCTCTTAAATTTTCCGTTTTTAAAAACATCTCTTTTTCAATAT
This window encodes:
- a CDS encoding MarR family winged helix-turn-helix transcriptional regulator, producing MKEILREIGMISRCCATISDIEFKEINLSKGQYLYLVRIYENPGIIQDKVASLLKVDRSTAAKSIKKLVEHGLVKKEKDEHNKKELKLYCTEKGAELYPFLQREEEYSTEVITENITQDEIETTLKTLYKMRINIEKEWENMKKGIIRRY
- a CDS encoding dihydroxyacetone kinase subunit DhaK is translated as MKMKKFINDPSKLTSELLEGLALANKDILELKPNNLVVSKSLKDANRVTVVTLGGAGHEPALSGFVGDGMIDISVVGDIFAAPGPHACIEAIKMAEKGHGVLFVVLNHAGDMLTANLTMKEARKQGLNVIKVVTQEDVSNAPRENSDDRRGLVGCVPTYKIAAAAAKAGKTLEEVAEIAQRFADNMATIAVAAREATHPQTGAPFADLGDIDMEIGMGQHGEGGGGRQPMKSADETVEIMMGALLKDLNIKTGEKLMVIINGSGGTTLMEQLILFRGCVKYLEKLGIEVVANMVGEILTVQEQAGFQMFIARMDEELLDYWNVSAKTPYFSK
- the lsrF gene encoding 3-hydroxy-5-phosphonooxypentane-2,4-dione thiolase; this translates as MADLDGNKVAKDYGIDKPFHNQSFYIKGMDNIDWGMKDRLSKIFNPKTGKTVMLAFDHGYIMGSTSGLERLDLVLPDLLEEVDCIMGTRGAIRTCVPPIYNKGVALRCSAGSSVLDDDMSFEVIGVDIDDAIRMNASCMAIQTFIGAPGQKDSIENLVKTIDAGNRYGIPTLGVVAVGKDMERTTKFFLLATRMLAEFGCQIIKTYYCEDFEKVVAACPVPLVVAGGKKLPEKEALTLVYNAISKGAAGVDMGRNIFQAENPKAMARCVGKIVHENYSDAEAYNLYLELKDKI
- a CDS encoding autotransporter outer membrane beta-barrel domain-containing protein, whose translation is MKEKLLFLFSLLIILNKTSLSSNDDTGVIFFTNFNYFKSNEKNFKDVGVEDEGLSLMMSSSDENPTIPPLINPDSDKPIKPEIPVPPDENIPPVKPTNPDKPEIPEDKYTEIFFENNWIWNTHTYVDSEDVIVSSSSGILTGMGAIQSGFTAENVKNILVNGDSSDISYVGMLSLNGAKIINGEEGTIVVEGIGNDVGMGIVGEGEGRNLGTISVSNSQTGVGIYVTEQGVGENIGTINVGNKQLAMLVEKNGSIFNSGVISINSQGIGMVANNASEDSFLLNEENGVIKGDAQVGILINGNSSTQNYGKIDISNGVAGILVNGQGSSYNFSSINLINTSYGMLSQNGGIIVNGGSGYNSTITTDNTEIAKMAVLGSGTALNYNTLNSENVKYTMYLSGTGNITNYGTVSLKLADEFEQSVVIYGENGGSIVNYQGATITIDGGVDNYGIVMNNSGNVVNNGIINAGAYQHGVLLSGDATGTNNGDINISVLGSGVVLYNTTANSLFRNFGTIKDGYQGQGAYYGIVSNGAGSIENNGIINLTNGTAAISISGSGTATNTSSGEIAIKKTKYGMYGKNGAAIINEGTITYTPVFGVYSGTNGGMYVNGSGSALNNGTITIGGSNINAMASSGNLSLVNGGSGTINILDGAVDNFAFNVSGGTATNKGIVNLGNSGSLISGGTLFNYGDIIASKGITNGPNGKLVMEKGGTTNTALQMATLGLSYAQAKYSAEDSSFALVPLSFDAQNFESYSYLYDVTSSEDSVYMRRKDFREITEIEVGEFLEKIYYDSDNSSKDKFFDILRSSKNINQYNYYLDKFFGRDLYPAIIFQTRDSIIYTTEDILENLNQKLRNDRKSSYIVGYTFERFRQKGFDRVEGHDDSLNGFYLGKQFYLDKKSDYGLVFSYTRLDSDYKSNVGEREDNFLQGTAFLNYDYEDVKAISTLYLGFSKGDIKRKFNLSYLNYQDFAPMYEEINEKYKGNTKNFYVGTSGKISKRYNVSNFFLEPELGAHAMGIFQNKINESGGEYELKVDELNRFFGKVKAQVGIGKVFNPKSYMLTLKLMGGLGQEINSSNDDLKVSLKNVENEKVKIKVDRENQFSKEVGLKVDIEKIDISSLDLYIDYRYIFEDENSWKIGAGLSYRF
- a CDS encoding GNAT family N-acetyltransferase, translating into MIICKKFNELTLEELYEILKLRSEVFVVEQNCIYNDIDGKDLTSSHIMIKENGKIKAYLRALQPGVSYEDASLGRVLVSPDARGKGYAKTIVTKGVEYILNNFNTTKITIGAQEYLKNFYSEIGFKPISEVYDEDGIPHLDMTFEK
- a CDS encoding dihydroxyacetone kinase subunit L, with product MIITKERWIAIFQNISELMIENKDILSQIDSKFGDGDHGITIERIGVVLGDKAKEWKDKDQSLKMFFQEIGDTVTNINGGSAGPLYGTYLSGLGEDLDEDIVEADGKTLKKILDSGLTELQYLTTAKVGDKTMMDTLIPATEAALNASDDILDIVTKAKDAALEGAEKSKDFVSKFGRAKSYKEQTIGTPDAGATSCTYIFLGLYEGCK